AGGTTCAGTTAAAATAACGTTTATTTCTTGTTGTTGCCACCGCTTTGTGGTTTTGCAATGGAGTCACGCATGTCGGTATCAGCCTTGATGTTCTCCATCCGGTAATAATCCATGATGCCCAGGTTGCCACTGCGGAACGCCTCTGCCATTGCGATGGGCACCTCAGCCTCGGCCTCGATCACTTTGGCTCTGGCTTCCTGAGCCTTGGCCTTCATCTCTTGCTCAAGGGCGATGGCCATGGCCCGGCGTTCTTCGGCACGTGCTTGTGCGATGTTCTTGTCGGCCTGTGCCTGATCCATCTGCAGTACCGCACCGATGTTCTTGCCGATGTCGATGTCGGCGATGTCAATGGAGAGGATCTCAAATGCAGTACCGGCATCTAGCCCTTTTTTGAGAACCAGTTTCGAGATGGAGTCAGGATTCTCCAATACCGACTTGTGGGAGACAGCCGATCCGATGGAGGAGACGATTCCCTCACCCACGCGGGCCAGGATGGTCTCTTCGCCGGCGCCCCCTACCAACTGCTTGATGTTGGCACGAACTGTTACGCGTGCCTTGGCGATCAACTGAATGCCGTCAATGGCCACGGCGGTCACTGGCGGAGTGTCAATCACCTTCGGGTTTACTGACATCTGTACAGCTGTCAGTACATCGCGCCCGGCCAGGTCGATGGCGGTAGCCATCTGGAAGGATAGGTCGATGTTGGCCTTTGATGCAGAAACCAGTGCATGAACCACCTTTTCCACATCACCACCAGCCAGGTAGTGAGCTTCCAGGTTGTCACGGGTGACATCTCTCAGGCCTGCCTTGTGGGCCTCTATCATCGCATAAACGATGGTGTGGGGTGGTACCCGTCGCAGCCGCATCAGGAAGAGCTGGACCAGTGAGATGCGCACGCCTGCCGACAAGGCATTGATCCACAGGAAGAATGGGACGTAATGGAAGAAAATCATCAAGAAGATGACGATGACGGCAATTGTAATGATTAAGGGAAATGATAAAGCCATAATGTTATGTTTAGAGTGAATATTTTCTTTTTTTCATGTTGATATGCAACACCCAATTTGGGTTTTTGTTTCTGTGAAGAGATTAAACCTTTTCAGTTTCTGTTTTTCTTACAACCTGTATCTGGTAAGTATCGATTCTTATCACTTCAATCTTTTCGTCTTCATCGATAAACTCACCGTTGTACGATTTACCTTCCACTATCAATTCGTTCACCATCACTTTTCCGGTTGGATTGAGCCTTGAAAGAGCAATACCGGTATCACCGACGCTTATTTTCGCGAGGTCTGAATTATCCACCTTACTCTCGATATTGGTCTCGAGCGAGATTCTGCGCAATGATTTTGATTTCAGCAGCAAGAAAAATGAGGCTCCCATCGCTATGGCTGATGCGGCCAGGGTTATGTTGCCGGCAGTGCTGCCGATGAAGAGGTAGGAATAGACAATCCCTCCGATCAGGAAGATGGCACCGGCAATTCCGGCAACAGAGATCCCCGGCAACAGAAATATCTCTGCAAGCATAAAGAGGATGCCCACCAGGATCAGGGCAACTACTATCATTAGTTCGAACGTCATATCCAATCTGTTTATCTGGTTAGATTTCTGATTTCTTCGTTGCGGGCTTCATTTTTCAATCTCTCAATTTGTCGGTACAGGATTTCACTTTCTTCTTCAAGTTCAAGCATTGATGTGATGAGTGAACTGTCAGTTCCCCCCCCTTTTGCAATAAACTCTCTTTTTTCCTTCAATTCATTCGTTAACACTTCCAACTGTTTGGTGAGTCCAATCGCCTGTGAGTAAAGAGAACGCGCATTACTGAAGGTGAAATCATCCAATCGGTGGTACACTTTTTCATCGTTGATGATGAACTCAAATTCAACCGTATTTTCCTCTTCCCTGTTGTCACTCAATTGCGCTGCTTCACGGAACGTGCCATATTCAACTCCCTCTCGCCAGCTGTCGGCAATGGATGTGATACGTGCCCTGCGATAGATGTATGCCTCATCGTCACTTTCCAGCAGTGTTATCTGAGGATTGGGAAGAAAGGTGTATACACAGACAAAACCATCCGGTTGAAAACGGTCGCTTGCAAACCAGCCTACTCCTTTCTTCTCATCGATGACCATCATGTAGTCGTTGAAGGGTGAGTTAAAGGGCATGTTCAGCTGGTTGGGAGTGAGGTATGAATCTGAAGCCAGGTTGTATCGTGTTACATACAGGTCATAGCCACCCAGCGACTGGTGACCGGTAGATGCAAAGTAGATAGTGAGGCCGTCACTCATCACATAGGGGTAGGCTTGATTGCCCTTCCCGTTGATTGTTTCCGGGAGTTTTTGTTCATTGCCGAAGCGATTCAGCAGCTTGTCCATGGTGAAGAGGTCTTGACCGGATAGACTGTTCTCCTGCGAGTAATAGACCTTGTCACCTCGTTCGTTCAAAAAGAGCGTTTCGTTCCCTTCAGGGAACTCCCTGAAGAAGGTGTGAATCGGTTCGAGGGAACCGGATGAGCGGGAGAGATTGTATGCCGAAAGGAATTCGCTTTTGGGGAGGACCAGGCTGTCGATGATTTGTACATCTTCAGAGCGAAGGACTCTTCGTCTCAGTTGGGCCGTTTCTTCCCTGAATTGATCCAACTTCGCCAATGCATCTTTGTTGCGACGATTTGTTTTCTGGTATTTCTCAAAAACAGATTCGGCTTCCTCGAAGCGATACTGTTTGCTGTAAAGCTCTCCCAGGTAGAGTGACGCCTCCGGTATTTTCTTCTCATCAGAGAACAGGAGATAACTTTCTGCCTCGACAATTTTTCCCGTTTTCAACAGACTCACTCCGAGCCATTGATTCAGTGCAGGATTCAACGAATCGTCAGCATAGGCTTTTTGGAAGATCGGTAGGGCATCGGCATATCGACCTTCCAGGTACCAGTTCCTGGCATCATCGAGTGTCTGTCCCTTGAGGGTAAACAGTGCAGTGCTGATCAGTATCGTAGATATGAGATATTTGTGATTCATTTTTCGTGCTTTCTACATTCAAAGATAAGTAAAATAGAAATACCAACGTTATATCGGGTTACATTCCTTAAAAATTGTCATCTGAGATGGGATATTTATATTGCAATAAATAATTATTCCATTGCAGCATCAAGGGTCATCCATCCTTTTAGTTTTCCACTGCCGAAACAGTTTTACGGATGAATAATTATTTTCATTCTTTTTGTATCTTTGTCACCTAAAACTTCATCAACAGAACAGACCTGCTCACGCAATGTCTCAACACAATCAAACCCTATGCACGAAAAAATTGTAATTCTCGATTTCGGCTCCCAGACCACCCAGCTGATCGGCCGCCGCGTCCGGGAACTGAACACCTATTGTGAGATCGTTCCCTACAACAAGTTTCCCTACTGCGATGCGTCGGTGAAAGGGGTGATTCTTTCTGGTAGCCCTTTTTCGGTGAACGATGAGCATGCGTTCAAAACAGATTTACAAGCCATCAGAGGGAGTTACCCCGTGCTGGGAATCTGTTACGGGGCTCAGTTGATGGCTTCCGTTTCAGGAGGAGAGGTGGGCAATCACGGATCCAGGGAATATGGCCGTGCGCACTTGCAGGTTAGCGAGAACAAAGATCCGCTTTTAGGAGACATAGCACAAAAGAGTCAGGTGTGGATGTCACACGGTGACACCATCGTTAGGATCCCCGATCACTTCAAGGTGATTGCCTCCACTGAAGATGTGGCATTGGCAGCCTACCGGATTGAGGGAGAGGAGACCTGGGGGGTGCAGTTTCATCCCGAAGTATACCACACGGAGCAGGGCACGAAGATCCTGGACAATTTCCTCTCCATCTGCGGGATGAAGAAGGACTGGACGCCTGCCTCCTTCATTGAGTCCACTGTAGAGGAATTACGTGATCAGCTGGGTGACGACAAGGTTATCCTGGCGCTCTCGGGAGGAGTAGACTCTTCGGTGACTGCCGTACTGCTCAATAAAGCCATCGGCCGTAATCTCACCTGCATCTTCGTTGACCATGGGTTGCTGCGCAAGAACGAATTTGAGACGGTGTTGGAAAATTATGAGCACTTAGGGCTGAACGTGATTGGCGTGGATGCCAAGCAGCATTTCTATAAGGAGTTGTCGGGGGTGACCGATCCGGAACAGAAACGTAAAATCATCGGCAAGGGTTTTATTGATACTTTCGATCGTGAAGCGCACAAGCTGCAGGATATCAAATGGCTGGCACAGGGTACTATTTACCCTGATATCATTGAGTCACTCTCCATCACGGGTGTTACAATTAAAAGCCACCACAACGTGGGAGGGCTTCCGGAGAAGATGAACCTGAAGCTGTGTGAACCACTGAAACTTCTTTTCAAGGATGAGGTGAGGCGCATCGGCCTTGAACTGGGCATGCAGCCCCACCTGATCCACCGTCACCCTTTCCCCGGTCCGGGGCTTGGTATCCGAATTCTGGGTGATATCACACCGGAGAAGGTGCGCATGGCACAGGAGGCAGATGATATCTTCATCTCCAACCTGCGTGCAGCAGGTCTTTATGAACAGGTGTGGCAGGCGGGAGCGATTCTGTTGCCGGTACAATCGGTGGGAGTGATGGGTGATGAACGCACCTATGAAAATACTATCGCATTGAGGGCTGTCACTTCGACCGATGCGATGACGGCCGATTGGGCTCATTTGCCCTATCCTTTTCTGGCCAAGGTGTCGAATGAGATCATCAACCGGGTGAAAGGGGTTAACCGTGTGGTCTACGACATCTCCTCCAAGCCACCGGCTACAATCGAGTGGGAGTGAACCATCCTTACATGACAGTTCGTTAGGATTCTTCCTGACTCATCTTATTATCAGCTGTGTGATCTTGATCAGGCAGCTGTTTTTTTTCGCTTTTGTTAAGTTCAGGGTAAGCTATACGGGAATGATAAATGGTCTGCAACTTCTCAACAAATACATCTTTCACCGTTTGGATGTCCCGGAAGGTGATGGGAGCCAACTTGAAATAACCTTCATAGAGCTGAGCGTCGATGATCTTGTCTACCAATGTCCGGATCGATTCCTCTGTATATTCCGGAAGGCTACGGGAGGAGGCCTCCACTGCGTCTGCCATCATCATGATTGCTTCTTCACGGGTGAATGGATTGGGACCCGGGTAACGGAAATCGGACTCATTGACCTCTTTTCCGGGGTTTGCATTCTTCCATGAAATATAGAAGAATTTTGGCATGCTTGTGCCATGGTGTGTTTCGATGAAGTCGATGATCTGTTTAGGGATGTTATTTTTTTGTGCGATCTTCACCCCATCTTTCACATGATTGATGATGATGCGTGCGCTCTCTTCAAAAGGAAGTCCTGCGTGTGGATTCATGCCCGGTGTTTGGTTCTCGGTGAAGAATGCAGGATTCACCATCTTCCCGATATCATGGTAAAGCGCACCTGTACGGATAAGCGAAGCGTTGGCTCCCAGTTTTGAAGCCGCAGCCATCGCGAGGTTGGATACCTGCATCGAGTGTTGAAAAGTGCCCGGAGCCTTTTCCGAGAGCTCTTTCAGAAGTGGTTTGTTGATGTTGGAGAGCTCCACCAATGAAACGCCGGAGATAAATCCAAACGACTGTTCTACCAGGTATACAAGGGTGTATGAGAACATGATAAAGATGAAGTTGATCAGGAAGTAAATCAGCATCACCCAGTTTGTTTCTTTGATGCTCCCCTCCTGGTATAACGTCAGACCCACATATACCAATACGTAAGTTAGCAGGATGAAAAAAGAGCTTCTGATAAGTTGTGATCGTTCCGACAACTCTTTAAGCATAAAGATGGAAACCATCGCTACCGACATCTGAATTACGATAAACTCAAAGGGGTAGGGAACCATCAACGAGCTGAGAATTACGGTGATCAGACTTGTGAAGAGTGCGGTACGTGAGTCGATGAAGG
This genomic window from Dysgonomonadaceae bacterium zrk40 contains:
- the floA gene encoding flotillin-like protein FloA (flotillin-like protein involved in membrane lipid rafts), producing MALSFPLIITIAVIVIFLMIFFHYVPFFLWINALSAGVRISLVQLFLMRLRRVPPHTIVYAMIEAHKAGLRDVTRDNLEAHYLAGGDVEKVVHALVSASKANIDLSFQMATAIDLAGRDVLTAVQMSVNPKVIDTPPVTAVAIDGIQLIAKARVTVRANIKQLVGGAGEETILARVGEGIVSSIGSAVSHKSVLENPDSISKLVLKKGLDAGTAFEILSIDIADIDIGKNIGAVLQMDQAQADKNIAQARAEERRAMAIALEQEMKAKAQEARAKVIEAEAEVPIAMAEAFRSGNLGIMDYYRMENIKADTDMRDSIAKPQSGGNNKK
- a CDS encoding tetratricopeptide repeat protein, with translation MNHKYLISTILISTALFTLKGQTLDDARNWYLEGRYADALPIFQKAYADDSLNPALNQWLGVSLLKTGKIVEAESYLLFSDEKKIPEASLYLGELYSKQYRFEEAESVFEKYQKTNRRNKDALAKLDQFREETAQLRRRVLRSEDVQIIDSLVLPKSEFLSAYNLSRSSGSLEPIHTFFREFPEGNETLFLNERGDKVYYSQENSLSGQDLFTMDKLLNRFGNEQKLPETINGKGNQAYPYVMSDGLTIYFASTGHQSLGGYDLYVTRYNLASDSYLTPNQLNMPFNSPFNDYMMVIDEKKGVGWFASDRFQPDGFVCVYTFLPNPQITLLESDDEAYIYRRARITSIADSWREGVEYGTFREAAQLSDNREEENTVEFEFIINDEKVYHRLDDFTFSNARSLYSQAIGLTKQLEVLTNELKEKREFIAKGGGTDSSLITSMLELEEESEILYRQIERLKNEARNEEIRNLTR
- the guaA gene encoding glutamine-hydrolyzing GMP synthase, whose protein sequence is MHEKIVILDFGSQTTQLIGRRVRELNTYCEIVPYNKFPYCDASVKGVILSGSPFSVNDEHAFKTDLQAIRGSYPVLGICYGAQLMASVSGGEVGNHGSREYGRAHLQVSENKDPLLGDIAQKSQVWMSHGDTIVRIPDHFKVIASTEDVALAAYRIEGEETWGVQFHPEVYHTEQGTKILDNFLSICGMKKDWTPASFIESTVEELRDQLGDDKVILALSGGVDSSVTAVLLNKAIGRNLTCIFVDHGLLRKNEFETVLENYEHLGLNVIGVDAKQHFYKELSGVTDPEQKRKIIGKGFIDTFDREAHKLQDIKWLAQGTIYPDIIESLSITGVTIKSHHNVGGLPEKMNLKLCEPLKLLFKDEVRRIGLELGMQPHLIHRHPFPGPGLGIRILGDITPEKVRMAQEADDIFISNLRAAGLYEQVWQAGAILLPVQSVGVMGDERTYENTIALRAVTSTDAMTADWAHLPYPFLAKVSNEIINRVKGVNRVVYDISSKPPATIEWE
- a CDS encoding HDIG domain-containing protein, coding for MHANQSKKKKIKIRTRVFVPLVFVIAVLLVTYLFPRQSSFKYSFNEGRPWQYGLLTAPFDFPIYKTTEQLQAEQDSLLQYYEPYFEIDDEVQKNALADFDADVNLKERMSELSADYKLYIRKKLQEVYEEGIMRSEDYDRIAASVTGGLRLKEGNMADSRNVESFFTIRSAYEKVLDDLPESMDVERLRSADINDYIRENIIFDAATSEKAEKEFIQQIDISRGMVQLGQRIIDQGEIVDAHTYNILSSLKRVTEERSGGAGKNSGIIVGQLMLILLMFGSFYMYLLFFRPNEYRNRKHVVFMVLLIVIFLLLTAVTVRFELFSVFIIPYAIVTILIRTFIDSRTALFTSLITVILSSLMVPYPFEFIVIQMSVAMVSIFMLKELSERSQLIRSSFFILLTYVLVYVGLTLYQEGSIKETNWVMLIYFLINFIFIMFSYTLVYLVEQSFGFISGVSLVELSNINKPLLKELSEKAPGTFQHSMQVSNLAMAAASKLGANASLIRTGALYHDIGKMVNPAFFTENQTPGMNPHAGLPFEESARIIINHVKDGVKIAQKNNIPKQIIDFIETHHGTSMPKFFYISWKNANPGKEVNESDFRYPGPNPFTREEAIMMMADAVEASSRSLPEYTEESIRTLVDKIIDAQLYEGYFKLAPITFRDIQTVKDVFVEKLQTIYHSRIAYPELNKSEKKQLPDQDHTADNKMSQEES